A DNA window from Armatimonadota bacterium contains the following coding sequences:
- a CDS encoding glutathione peroxidase, which produces MASPSPQDGSLSRCKPAETGFYSFKVKDIDGKDFAFKSLRGKVVMVLNTASKCGLTPQYSGLEDLYKKYKSKGFVIIGFPANSFKNQEPAPEAEIKAFCTQTYGITFPMMSKISVNGPDKHPLFDWLIKHSDRPEDEIEWNFTKFLVDKQGKVRYRFMPREEPNSGFIGKAIETLLSDGATKPETAKTSPSKP; this is translated from the coding sequence ATGGCCTCTCCGTCCCCACAAGACGGCTCCCTTTCTCGCTGCAAACCAGCCGAAACAGGATTCTATAGTTTCAAAGTTAAGGACATTGACGGCAAGGATTTTGCTTTCAAGTCACTACGCGGCAAGGTCGTGATGGTCCTGAACACAGCTAGCAAGTGCGGTCTCACGCCGCAGTACTCCGGCTTAGAAGACCTGTACAAGAAGTACAAATCTAAAGGTTTTGTGATTATCGGATTCCCTGCCAACAGCTTCAAGAACCAGGAGCCTGCTCCAGAAGCAGAGATCAAGGCGTTCTGCACTCAAACCTACGGCATCACCTTCCCGATGATGTCGAAGATTTCGGTCAATGGCCCGGACAAGCACCCGCTTTTCGATTGGTTGATCAAGCACTCCGACCGTCCAGAAGACGAGATTGAGTGGAACTTCACAAAGTTCTTGGTGGACAAGCAAGGCAAGGTTCGCTACCGATTTATGCCACGGGAAGAACCAAATTCTGGGTTCATCGGTAAAGCGATCGAGACCCTTCTGTCGGATGGCGCAACCAAGCCAGAGACAGCTAAGACCTCTCCGTCCAAACCCTGA
- the recG gene encoding ATP-dependent DNA helicase RecG, translated as MDQVVSELQYVKGVGPRLAKSYEKLGIRTPQELLEHFPRRYEDRSKLPKIASIRPGQQVTVRGYIRQLDYRPSGGRSLPIKATLHDGTGSVQLVWFNQPWIAKKLRDCEGEIIAFGTVKEGRYSYEIASPEFEVLDAEDDGESFARIVPIYPATDGLNQGNIRKAVSSVMEKLLPSLQDFVPSDLRRKFGLGNQRECIARLHHPESLDDVPKARRRLVFDEFLVPQVVMAQLRASTHRETGIAFDFDHSSGGLFSHGEIWEDVAKMLPFELTGAQRRVVNEIWDDMRAPFPMHRLVQGDVGSGKTAVAACAILAAVRAGYQAALMAPTEILAEQHAAGLKRFFHPIGIEVELVMGKQNAKARKKSLDKIANGEALVVVGTHALIEDTVKFHRFGLGVIDEQHRFGVKQRQAIKEKSEIPPDILVMTATPIPRTMAMAFYGDLDKSVIDELPPGRKPIKTHWKRTNERQSVYEGVRKLVQEGRQAYVVCPLIEESEKMQAQAATDLFYRLKVETFPEFRVGLLHGQMKPAEKEAVMEEFRDHNLDILVSTVVIEVGVDVKNASVMVIEDANRFGLSQLHQIRGRVGRGEHASYCILVADATTPDAEERMKIMVETQDGFRLAEEDLRIRGPGDLMGTKQSGQVFKIADLIRDAEILEDARKAAAMIVSSDPSLEKSEHALLRPRVEAAAAQRESVAIG; from the coding sequence GTGGATCAAGTTGTTTCAGAGCTCCAATATGTAAAAGGGGTGGGGCCGCGACTTGCCAAATCCTATGAGAAACTTGGGATCCGCACTCCTCAAGAGCTCCTCGAACACTTTCCCCGTCGCTACGAGGATCGAAGCAAACTTCCGAAGATCGCTTCGATTCGGCCCGGACAGCAGGTCACGGTTCGTGGGTACATCCGCCAGCTTGATTACCGCCCCTCGGGTGGCCGTTCGCTTCCAATCAAAGCGACGTTGCACGATGGAACGGGATCGGTGCAACTTGTTTGGTTCAATCAACCTTGGATCGCGAAAAAGCTCCGAGATTGCGAAGGGGAGATTATCGCGTTTGGAACAGTCAAAGAGGGCCGTTACAGCTACGAAATCGCTTCGCCTGAGTTCGAGGTGTTGGACGCCGAGGATGACGGCGAGTCCTTTGCGCGCATTGTTCCCATATATCCTGCGACCGACGGTCTGAACCAAGGCAACATCCGAAAAGCGGTCTCGTCGGTGATGGAGAAGTTGCTTCCGTCACTTCAGGACTTTGTGCCATCCGATTTGCGGCGCAAGTTTGGGCTCGGAAATCAGCGCGAGTGCATCGCCCGATTACACCACCCAGAGAGCTTGGATGATGTGCCCAAAGCACGTCGAAGATTGGTGTTTGACGAATTCCTGGTGCCACAAGTGGTGATGGCGCAGCTCCGAGCTTCGACCCATCGCGAGACAGGGATTGCATTCGATTTTGATCATTCGTCCGGCGGCCTTTTTTCGCACGGTGAAATCTGGGAAGATGTCGCCAAAATGCTCCCGTTTGAACTCACTGGTGCCCAACGCCGAGTTGTCAATGAAATATGGGATGATATGCGCGCGCCGTTCCCGATGCATCGCCTGGTGCAAGGCGACGTAGGTTCGGGTAAGACGGCGGTTGCGGCCTGCGCGATTCTCGCCGCAGTGCGAGCTGGCTACCAAGCCGCATTGATGGCGCCGACAGAGATTTTGGCCGAGCAGCATGCCGCCGGATTGAAGCGGTTCTTCCATCCGATTGGGATCGAAGTCGAACTCGTGATGGGCAAGCAGAATGCCAAGGCGCGAAAGAAGAGCCTAGATAAGATCGCAAACGGCGAAGCTCTGGTGGTCGTCGGGACTCATGCTCTGATCGAGGACACGGTGAAGTTTCACCGGTTTGGACTTGGCGTGATTGACGAACAACACCGATTCGGAGTGAAGCAGCGGCAGGCGATCAAAGAAAAGTCTGAAATCCCGCCGGATATTCTGGTGATGACAGCGACCCCAATTCCGCGGACGATGGCGATGGCGTTTTATGGGGACCTCGACAAGAGCGTCATCGATGAACTACCGCCAGGCCGAAAGCCAATCAAGACGCACTGGAAAAGGACCAATGAGCGGCAGTCCGTCTACGAAGGCGTCCGCAAGCTCGTGCAAGAGGGTCGCCAGGCATACGTTGTCTGCCCGCTGATCGAAGAAAGCGAAAAGATGCAGGCGCAAGCGGCGACCGACCTCTTTTACCGATTGAAAGTCGAGACCTTTCCTGAATTCCGAGTGGGGCTGCTTCATGGTCAGATGAAGCCGGCGGAAAAGGAAGCGGTGATGGAGGAGTTTCGCGATCACAATCTGGACATCTTGGTCAGCACGGTGGTGATCGAAGTCGGCGTTGATGTCAAGAACGCTTCAGTGATGGTTATCGAGGACGCCAACCGCTTTGGACTGAGTCAGCTTCATCAGATTCGCGGGCGGGTAGGACGTGGCGAGCACGCGAGCTATTGCATTCTAGTCGCCGATGCCACTACTCCCGATGCAGAGGAGCGCATGAAGATCATGGTGGAAACTCAAGATGGTTTCAGGCTGGCGGAAGAGGATTTGCGGATTCGTGGCCCGGGAGACTTGATGGGGACCAAGCAGAGCGGGCAAGTATTCAAAATTGCCGATTTGATCCGTGATGCTGAAATCTTGGAAGATGCGCGCAAAGCCGCCGCAATGATTGTTTCGAGCGATCCGAGTTTAGAAAAGTCTGAGCATGCATTGTTGCGTCCTCGAGTCGAAGCGGCTGCAGCTCAAAGAGAATCCGTCGCAATAGGTTAG
- the topA gene encoding type I DNA topoisomerase: protein MSKLVIVESPAKAKTISRFLGKGYEVLASFGHVRDLPQSASDIPAEFKKLKWAKLGVNTDSEFEPLYIIPDDKKRHVDSLKKAAKDVDEVLLATDEDREGESISWHILQVVKPKKSTKVRRIVFHEVTPEAINEALRNPRDIDESLVKAQETRRILDRLYGYSLSPLLWKKVAPKLSAGRVQSVAVRLTVMRERERMQFVKSEYWDLTANFKVDAGSFDAKLIRVDNQKISSGQSFDSTTGKLKDKSFLIDQALCQSLLEAAKEGNPYKVLKIEAKPGQENPPKPFQTSTLQQEANRKLRFSSKRTMQIAQNLYEGIDLGGERVGLITYMRTDSLMLSANALKQARDVIVDLYGREYLPDKPVQYRTKAKNAQEAHEAIRPTDLSKRPQDVQRYLTDEQFKLYELIWKRTIACQMLPAQVLRSTVEVGTKSKGRDLVFSASGRQITFPGFLRAYVEGSDDPEAELDQKESILPPLKEGQSAVLKDAKSLQHFTMPPARYTEASLVGKLESESVGRPSTYASIISTIQDRGYVFKRGNELVPTFTAFAVTELLENNFEELVDIEFTAKMEDQLDDIADGKRDATEHLKAFYRGSNGNPGLIEQIDEKAPNIPFPALKIGDDPGSNNPIVVKVGRTGAYLQRGEGGQGNTASLDPELPPADLTLDSALAMLAGSADGPKSIGTVPTSGKQVFLKTGRFGPYLEIEQTEEEIARGDKPQRVSLPPGMKADQVAEEDVPLLVLFPRDLGEFPDSGAPMTIAIGRFGPYLKVGDEFRNIPDWRAAAKLSVADAIELFRTPKATRGSRTPASAIQEFGKLEGAEGNVRVLSGRYGPYVTDGKTNATLPKGTAPESISADEALKILLAKAAAGPTKTKRVIRRGKSRVK from the coding sequence ATGTCTAAGCTTGTCATTGTTGAATCTCCGGCGAAAGCCAAAACAATCTCTCGGTTCTTGGGCAAAGGGTACGAGGTCTTGGCCAGTTTTGGGCATGTCCGAGACCTTCCACAAAGTGCAAGCGACATTCCAGCCGAGTTCAAGAAGTTAAAGTGGGCAAAGCTCGGCGTCAACACAGATTCAGAGTTTGAACCTCTCTACATCATCCCCGACGACAAGAAGCGACACGTCGATAGCCTAAAGAAGGCCGCCAAGGATGTGGACGAAGTCTTACTCGCGACTGATGAAGACCGCGAGGGCGAATCGATCTCGTGGCACATCTTGCAGGTCGTCAAGCCAAAGAAATCCACCAAAGTTCGCCGCATCGTCTTCCATGAGGTCACACCAGAAGCGATCAACGAGGCACTTCGAAATCCTCGCGATATTGACGAGAGCCTGGTGAAGGCCCAAGAGACCCGGCGAATCCTAGACCGGCTGTACGGCTATTCTCTTTCGCCGCTCCTTTGGAAAAAGGTCGCGCCAAAGCTCAGTGCTGGGCGAGTGCAAAGCGTCGCCGTCCGGCTCACCGTGATGCGAGAGCGCGAGCGAATGCAGTTCGTCAAGTCGGAATACTGGGACCTTACGGCGAATTTCAAAGTCGATGCTGGTAGCTTCGACGCCAAGCTGATCCGAGTCGATAACCAAAAAATCTCCTCCGGTCAATCGTTTGATTCGACCACTGGAAAGCTCAAAGACAAGTCGTTCTTAATCGATCAGGCACTTTGCCAAAGCCTTCTGGAAGCGGCCAAAGAAGGCAACCCTTACAAGGTCTTAAAGATCGAAGCGAAGCCGGGACAAGAAAACCCTCCGAAGCCGTTTCAAACCTCGACGCTCCAACAAGAGGCCAACCGGAAGCTTCGATTTTCATCGAAGCGCACGATGCAGATCGCCCAGAACCTCTATGAAGGTATTGACCTGGGTGGCGAGCGCGTCGGTCTGATCACCTACATGCGAACGGACAGCTTGATGCTGAGCGCGAATGCACTCAAACAAGCTCGCGACGTGATCGTTGACCTGTATGGCAGAGAGTACTTGCCCGACAAGCCGGTCCAATACCGAACGAAAGCAAAGAACGCGCAGGAAGCGCACGAAGCTATCCGACCGACCGATCTTTCGAAGCGGCCGCAAGATGTCCAACGATATCTCACCGACGAACAATTCAAGCTGTATGAGTTGATCTGGAAGCGGACCATCGCCTGTCAAATGTTGCCGGCCCAAGTTCTTCGATCGACGGTCGAAGTTGGCACAAAGAGCAAAGGTCGCGATCTTGTATTCTCTGCCAGCGGCCGCCAAATTACGTTCCCTGGCTTCCTCCGGGCTTATGTCGAAGGTAGCGATGATCCTGAGGCTGAACTCGACCAAAAGGAATCAATCCTGCCACCGCTCAAAGAAGGACAGTCCGCCGTGCTCAAAGATGCGAAATCGCTGCAGCATTTCACGATGCCGCCCGCGCGATACACCGAGGCATCCTTGGTGGGCAAGCTCGAGTCCGAGAGCGTTGGTCGGCCGAGTACCTACGCCAGCATCATCAGCACGATTCAAGATCGCGGATACGTTTTTAAGCGTGGCAACGAACTCGTGCCTACTTTCACCGCGTTTGCCGTCACTGAACTTCTTGAGAACAACTTCGAAGAGCTAGTCGACATCGAGTTCACGGCCAAGATGGAGGACCAGCTTGATGACATCGCCGACGGAAAGCGCGACGCGACCGAACACCTCAAGGCGTTCTATCGCGGGTCAAATGGCAATCCTGGCTTGATCGAGCAGATCGATGAAAAGGCGCCAAACATCCCGTTCCCTGCGCTCAAGATAGGCGATGATCCGGGCTCGAATAATCCGATTGTCGTAAAGGTCGGACGCACCGGGGCGTATCTCCAACGCGGCGAAGGTGGTCAAGGAAACACCGCCAGTCTCGATCCAGAATTGCCGCCCGCAGACCTCACACTCGATTCGGCGCTTGCGATGCTCGCTGGATCCGCCGACGGACCGAAGTCAATCGGTACCGTGCCAACTTCGGGCAAACAGGTTTTCCTCAAGACCGGTCGATTTGGCCCGTACCTAGAAATCGAACAGACCGAAGAAGAAATCGCCCGTGGGGACAAGCCCCAGCGAGTCAGCCTGCCACCGGGAATGAAGGCCGATCAAGTCGCCGAGGAGGATGTCCCGCTGCTTGTGCTCTTCCCGCGCGATCTCGGTGAATTCCCTGATTCCGGCGCGCCCATGACCATCGCCATCGGACGATTTGGCCCATATCTCAAAGTCGGCGACGAGTTTCGAAACATTCCAGACTGGCGCGCGGCGGCGAAGTTGAGCGTTGCGGATGCGATCGAACTCTTCCGCACTCCGAAAGCCACTCGAGGAAGCCGAACACCAGCCTCCGCGATCCAAGAATTTGGGAAGCTAGAAGGGGCCGAAGGGAATGTCCGCGTGCTTTCTGGTCGTTATGGCCCTTATGTCACCGACGGCAAGACGAACGCCACACTTCCAAAAGGAACCGCGCCCGAGTCGATTTCAGCCGATGAAGCGCTGAAAATTTTGCTCGCAAAGGCTGCTGCAGGACCGACAAAAACAAAGAGGGTGATTCGTCGGGGCAAGTCGCGCGTAAAATAA
- a CDS encoding transglutaminase domain-containing protein translates to MKRALSVFLVAIASAASFAADSWFGIYIGDSKIGYSMMRSLPPAIPGGPASSQSLTVMKGKLLGSDLDMQINSRTDYNKDSSPLKLTYDMESSGRTQTVVANFEPGKIIAQINNNGQISQKIIEVPAGVKVVDDATNMLVLGGANATKSFKVMVLDPTTVSLIENEVVVKGPAELLVKGQKRSGTLVEVRDPRSLTKIYFDGKGEVIRIDAALGMMMVPESEPEAKRGVGEDRPDIGTTAAIRVEPNLERSLDTILVEYVVSGADLSKIPSDNYQTLGKAGPTWVVSVHPTQEDRSNGDLISVAASKANKRWIQPSLHIPSDQKRFKDLAAKVVGNSKYSLEASRKISKYVMGVMNDNGSIGVLRNANEILDSKEGVCRDYAILAATIMRAAGIPTRVVSGLIYYDGQMLYHAWVEVFSGSKWIMQDPTRANQPTNATRIKLAQGDVEDAFTFPVFEGVEIGLGDVRYR, encoded by the coding sequence ATGAAAAGAGCGCTCTCAGTTTTTCTTGTGGCGATTGCTTCGGCGGCAAGCTTTGCTGCCGATTCTTGGTTTGGGATCTATATCGGAGATTCGAAGATCGGCTACTCCATGATGAGGTCGTTGCCTCCGGCGATTCCCGGTGGACCAGCCTCCTCGCAGAGCCTCACCGTGATGAAAGGCAAGCTGCTGGGTTCCGATCTCGACATGCAGATCAACAGCCGCACGGATTACAACAAGGATTCGAGCCCGCTGAAGCTCACTTACGATATGGAAAGTAGCGGGCGAACGCAGACCGTAGTCGCCAATTTTGAACCTGGGAAGATCATCGCTCAGATCAACAACAACGGTCAGATTTCGCAAAAGATTATCGAAGTCCCCGCCGGTGTGAAGGTGGTAGACGACGCAACCAATATGCTCGTTTTGGGCGGGGCGAACGCCACAAAGAGCTTCAAAGTGATGGTCTTGGACCCGACGACGGTGAGCTTGATCGAAAACGAAGTGGTAGTGAAGGGGCCGGCTGAATTGCTCGTCAAGGGGCAAAAGCGGTCCGGGACCCTGGTCGAGGTTCGTGATCCTCGTTCTTTGACCAAAATCTACTTCGACGGTAAAGGAGAAGTCATTCGTATTGATGCCGCGTTGGGCATGATGATGGTGCCGGAATCAGAACCTGAAGCCAAGCGAGGCGTGGGCGAAGATCGGCCAGACATTGGCACGACCGCCGCGATCCGAGTTGAACCAAACCTCGAGCGATCCCTGGATACCATTTTGGTGGAGTACGTCGTTTCTGGTGCAGATTTGTCCAAGATTCCGTCCGATAATTATCAAACTCTGGGTAAGGCCGGACCGACATGGGTGGTCAGCGTCCATCCTACGCAAGAAGACCGCTCGAACGGAGATTTGATCTCGGTCGCCGCGAGCAAAGCGAACAAGCGTTGGATTCAGCCGAGCTTGCACATCCCTTCGGACCAGAAGCGCTTCAAAGATTTGGCGGCCAAAGTCGTTGGGAATTCCAAATACTCCTTGGAGGCTTCGCGCAAGATCAGCAAGTACGTCATGGGCGTGATGAACGACAACGGCTCGATTGGTGTTCTGCGAAACGCAAATGAGATTTTGGATTCAAAAGAAGGGGTTTGCCGGGACTACGCCATTCTCGCCGCTACGATAATGCGGGCGGCTGGTATTCCTACCCGAGTCGTCAGCGGGCTCATATACTACGACGGTCAAATGCTGTACCATGCTTGGGTCGAGGTTTTTTCAGGTTCAAAGTGGATCATGCAAGATCCCACCCGGGCAAATCAGCCGACGAATGCAACCCGAATTAAGCTCGCGCAGGGTGATGTGGAGGATGCGTTTACTTTTCCCGTCTTTGAGGGCGTCGAAATAGGGCTCGGAGACGTACGATATCGATAG
- a CDS encoding sulfurtransferase: MLDVREADEREVSVLPNDVHIPLGMIASKFGELDPNAPTVVYCRSGARSARVAGFLLDSGFKQVWNLARGINAYAVEVDPSLKPY; the protein is encoded by the coding sequence TTGCTAGACGTTCGGGAGGCAGATGAGAGAGAAGTTTCAGTGTTGCCAAACGACGTTCACATTCCGCTAGGCATGATCGCATCAAAATTTGGTGAGCTCGACCCGAATGCGCCAACGGTCGTCTATTGCCGATCGGGCGCCCGAAGCGCACGCGTGGCAGGGTTCCTACTGGATTCTGGATTCAAGCAAGTCTGGAATTTAGCAAGAGGGATCAACGCCTACGCTGTAGAAGTTGATCCCTCGTTGAAGCCGTATTGA